Within the Clostridium scatologenes genome, the region CTGCCATTTATTTAATCCAAATACTCCTGAAGCTTCTTCTAAATCTTTAGGCAATATTTTTATAGAATGATAAAAACTAAAGGTCATATTCCATGCTTGTCCAGTAAATATCAATATAATAGAAGATAATTCCAAACCTATATTATAACTAGGGAATACTGCTATGAGTCCCAAAACTACTGCTGGTAAAAATGATAATACCGGTATAGATTGAAGAATATCTAGTACTGGCACCATTACCTTCTCAGCTCTTTCATTATGTGCAGCTATATATCCATATATAAGAGTAAATATCACTGATAAAATATAAGCTCCTGTCATTCTACCAACTGACTTCAATACATATATTGGAAGATTGCTTACATCTGTTGAAACCTGTATACCACTAGTACTTACATTTCCTTTTATTCCTGGAGCAATTGCTAAATATAATATTGATATAATAACTAAAAATATAATTATATCAAGTACTCCAAGCTTTCTATTTACAACTGTCTTTTCTAACTTCATTCTAATCACTCTCCTTAATCTTTACTCGTTAATCAATAATTATCACCATCCTCAGTACTCATTACAATTACCGCCGCCTTTCATATTACAAAATAAACTCTTAAATACTTCATGTCATAATTTTCATAAAAAATATAAAACTTCTATACAAAATAAAAGAGCCTTAAAAAAGGCTCTCAAAAAAACTCTGAAGACGAATAAACGAATATTCTTATAAACATCCTTCGTTGAGTTTTAGCACTATATAGCTTTGAGTTAAACTCAGCTACATTAAGTAAAACCTTAATTCGGTAATACCTGTTGACCCATTGGCATCTCTCGATATTTTTGGGCAGTAGCATGTATCTAATATAGGAGCCTCACCTAACAATTCATATTTAATTTTATTTGAACTTTTGTACCCTTGTAAGTATAAGTTTTTCAACTTAATTTGTCAATAAAAATAAAAAACCGGTAATAAAAATCTATTCAATACTTTTTCTAAACTACATTTTTAAGTTGAAGTGTTCTATATGCTGCTTCTGCAGATGCTTTTAAAATTTCATATGCTTTATCGCAATGTTCTTTAGTTGCGATAAGTGGTGGAACCATACGAATTACAGAATCTCCAATTAAAGTAACCAACATCTTCCTATCTAAACATCCATGTTTTATATCTTTACCTACAGGTTCATCAAATTCAACACCTACAAGTAGTCCTTTACCACGAACATCTTTAATATATGGAAGTGTCTTTAATTTGTCCATAAAGTAGTTACCTATTGTTTTAGCATTTTGTGCCAAATGCTTATCTAACAGCTCATTGATTTGAGCAAGTGAAGCTGAACAACATACTGGATTACCACCATAAGTTGTTCCATGAGATCCTATTGAAAAAGCCTTAGCCACTTCCTTAGTTGCACAAATAGCTGAAATTGGCATTCCTCCTCCCATAGCTTTCGCCATAGAAACTATATCTGGTTTTATACCATAATCCATATATGCCATAATACTACCTGTCCTACACCATCCTGTTTGAACTTCATCTAATAAAAGCAGCAAATCTTTCTCATCACAAAGCGCTTTAATACCATCCATAAATTCTTGAGTAGCTGGAATAACTCCGCCTTCACCTTGAACTGGTTCAATCATAATTGCAATAGTATCTTCTGTCACTAATGCTTTAAAGGATTTCAAATCATTAAAATTCGCATATGAGAACCCTGGAAGCATTGGTTTAAGTCCAATTTGGCAAGCATTATCAGGTTGTCCTGTAGCCGTTAATGCACCATAAGTTCTTCCATGAAAGCTGTTTTTTGCTGTTATAATATGGTATTTGTTTTTACCATACTTCTCTACACCATATTTTCTAGCCATTTTAATCATTGCTTCATTAGCTTCTGTTCCTGAATTTTGATAAAATATTTTATCCATACCAATAGTTTTACAAATTTTTTCTGCTAAAAGCGCTTGAGGAACAGTATATGGATAATTGAAGGTGTGGATTACATCTTCAACTTGTTCTTTTATTGCAGCAACAACTTTTTCATTACAGTTTCCTGCACTATTTACAGCAATACCACCATAGAAATCAAGATATTTTTCCCCTTTATCATTATAAAGATACATACCCTTTGCACGTACACAAACAAAATCATAACGTTCATACGTGTCAATCATATATTTTTTTACTA harbors:
- a CDS encoding aspartate aminotransferase family protein is translated as MKLKDKNLTEKDVKALVKKYMIDTYERYDFVCVRAKGMYLYNDKGEKYLDFYGGIAVNSAGNCNEKVVAAIKEQVEDVIHTFNYPYTVPQALLAEKICKTIGMDKIFYQNSGTEANEAMIKMARKYGVEKYGKNKYHIITAKNSFHGRTYGALTATGQPDNACQIGLKPMLPGFSYANFNDLKSFKALVTEDTIAIMIEPVQGEGGVIPATQEFMDGIKALCDEKDLLLLLDEVQTGWCRTGSIMAYMDYGIKPDIVSMAKAMGGGMPISAICATKEVAKAFSIGSHGTTYGGNPVCCSASLAQINELLDKHLAQNAKTIGNYFMDKLKTLPYIKDVRGKGLLVGVEFDEPVGKDIKHGCLDRKMLVTLIGDSVIRMVPPLIATKEHCDKAYEILKASAEAAYRTLQLKNVV